One stretch of Trichomycterus rosablanca isolate fTriRos1 chromosome 3, fTriRos1.hap1, whole genome shotgun sequence DNA includes these proteins:
- the zgc:198329 gene encoding carcinoembryonic antigen-related cell adhesion molecule 20, protein MELHGMYGTLSLLLLAFGEMIRGVTITRPTGFLIEGDSTKLTCEGSGTIVNTEWMKNNEKLSVSDNIAFSADNKTVMINPVKRTDTGLYQCNISNPVSFGTAEFRMTVNYGPDNIRIDGKGDVEEGTRVELYCITESAPPPLYRWEFNGSLTTETSGVFTVERATFSNSGIYTCTASNTITSLTVSKSHSLVVKGKEAVGGDGDSLSGGAIAGIVIGVLLGVAAVAGLIVYFLKTTKIAKTKGGDNHRGM, encoded by the exons ATGGAGTTACATGGTATGTACGGCACTTTGTCTCTGCTGCTCCTGGCATTTGGAG AAATGATACGTGGAGTGACAATTACTAGACCAACAGGGTTTCTAATAGAAGGTGACTCTACTAAATTAACCTGTGAAGGCAGTGGGACCATCGTCAATACTGAATGGATGAAGAATAATGAGAAGTTGTCTGTTAGCGACAATATCGCATTCTCAGCTGATAACAAAACTGTAATGATCAATCCTGTGAAGAGAACAGACACTGGACTGTACCAATGTAATATCAGCAACCCGGTCAGCTTTGGTACTGCAGAGTTCAGGATGACTGTTAACT ATGGACCAGATAATATCAGGATTGATGGAAAAGGAGATGTGGAGGAGGGAACAAGAGTAGAATTATATTGCATTACTGAATCTGCACCACCTCCCTTATACAGATGGGAGTTTAATGGGAGTTTAACCACAGAGACTTCAGGTGTATTTACTGTGGAACGGGCTACCTTTAGTAACAGTGGAATATACACCTGCACAGCCTCAAATACTATCACCAGTCTTACTGTCTCAAAATCCCACAGCTTGGTAGTCAAAG gaAAAGAGGCTGTTGGTGGAGATGGAGATTCACTGTCTGGAGGAGCTATAGCTGGGATTGTTATTGGGGTGTTGTTAGGTGTTGCTGCAGTTGCTGGTTTAATTGTCTACTTTCTGAAAACAACTAAAAT AGCAAAAACAAAAGGAGGTGATAACCACAGAGGTATGTAA